NNNNNNNNNNNNNNNNNNNNNNNNNNNNNNNNNNNNNNNNNNNNNNNNNNNNNNNNNNNNNNNNNNNNNNNNNNNNNNNNNNNNNNNNNNNNNNNNNNNNNNNNNNNNNNNNNNNNNNNNNNNNNNNNNNNNNNNNNNNNNNNNNNNNNNNNNNNNNNNNNNNNNNNNNNNNNNNNNNNNNNNNNNNNNNNNNNNNNNNNNNNNNNNNNNNNNNNNNNNNNNNNNNNNNNNNNNNNNNNNNNNNNNNNNNNNNNNNNNNNNNNNNNNNNNNNNNNNNNNNNNNNNNNNNNNNNNNNNNNNNNNNNNNNNNNNNNNNNNNNNNNNNNNNNNNNNNNNNNNNNNNNNNNNNNNNNNNNNNNNNNNNNNNNNNNNNNNNNNNNNNNNNNNNNNNNNNNNNNNNNNNNNNNNNNNNNNNNNNNNNNNNNNNNNNNNNNNNNNNNNNNNNNNNNNNNNNNNGTGAGGATCTTTTACCGAAACCCATCAAACTTCTTCTCCGTGCACGTCACTGCTTCTCCTATCCTCCTTCACTACTCTAACCTCCTCCTTTCCTCCGGTGAGATGAACAAGTTCACGGTTGGTAGAAACAGAGAAACGAACTTGCTGACTGTGGTGCATGGCCATCAGGTTCCTCTCTACGGCGGTGTCTCTTTCCATCTCGACAGTACTCTTTCCCTGCCGCTTAATCTCACTCTCGTCCTCCGTTCAAAAGCTTACATTTTGGGAAGACTCGTCACATCAAAGTTCTATACAAGGATCATATGCTCCTTCACTCTCAATGCCAACCATCTCCCAACAcctatctctcttcttcactcatGTACTCCTTACCACTGACCacacatgtgtgtgtgtgtgtgttctagTACTGTTCTTGTATCTTTGGCCATCAAATATATTCATCCATCAAGTACAACACCACCAACATTGCTACATGTCACAGACAATTACTGATCACATATAACTGACTCTGTTTTATTAGCATTCAAGAGCCAAAGATAATACtagaacaacaaaacaaggCTAAACTCCTTAGACCAAACTTAATCTATACATAGGCTATGTACAAATATTCACCTTGAAACTGAATACGAACCTCCTGTATAGAGTTGTTTTGTCTTACAATATCTCTTCAGTTTCTGAGTGACCCCTTTGTTTCTGCATCTACTGCTTATGTGTGTCTCTGAGTAATCTGCATCAGACATTTGATTTATGCTCATCCTCTGTAACTTGGGAGCTTCTACATATCCAGGAATATGGGTTCTCATGGAACTCACAGGCAATGGATTAGCAACTGAAGAAGAATCACAAGTGAGTTGAGAATATAGAGAGTTGAGCAACTTCTCCATATTAGAGGGTTATGCTTTTGTTCAAAGAGTTATGCTTTTGGCTGAAAGATATAGAGAGTTGAGCAACTTCTCCATAttaaagattttcatttttggtCTTTTATTATGGTCTCAAGGTTAGCCTTGATTTCTCCTAATTTAGAATAATAAAGCCCAAACTTAGGGCCCACATATAGGAGGTTCTGTCGGTAGGGCTTACGATCTTTTTACCTCTTCTTCGTCCCtaaaaaatctctctctttctctctctttctctctcattacCTTGCTACACACGTTAGCACTTGAGAGGGCCTTCGTAGACCACAAGAAACTACAAGAGGTAGGCGTATTATTACGATACATTCGAATATATGTACAATATTCTCTTGTGATACGATATTATCTGTTTAGGTACTCTCAGCTTGTATAAATACCAATGTTACGTGAATGAATAGATCAGACTTTCCAAAGTATCTCAAAGTTAACGCAGCCATGAAATCGCTGCGGCTGAACGTATCAGAAGATCGTCAAACCATCCATGGACGACACTCACGACCTTCAAACTCAATCAATGCTACTGTAGAAAACATCTCAATTGATGTCATGATGGACATATTCTCTAGATTATCGTCAAAATCTATAGCCACATGTCGCTGTGTATCGAAGCTCTGGGTTTCCATACTCGGAATTCCCTATTTCACTGAGTTGTTCCTGACCAAATCTTGTGCTCTACCGAGGCTATTGTTCGTCTGCCATAAAGACAGTGAGCTGATCGTCTTCTCCACACCTCAGCCTACAAATCCATATGAGAACTCGTCTCCTTTAGCTGCCACTTATCATATGAAAATTCCTTTTGGTAGGTATTGTGATAACATTAGACCTATCCATGGCCttgtttttattcaaaatgagCAGAGGTTCAAATTGGCGTCCGTGATATGTAACCCTACCACAAGACAAACCTTAACTTTACCGAAACCAAAGACAAGGAAGAGGTTACATATACTTAGCTATTTTGGGTATCATCCGATGGAGAAACAATTCAAGGTACTTTCAATGACGGAAAGAGATGGGATTTCTGTTGAGCATCAAGTTCTAACATTAGGAGCTAAGAAACTGTCATGGAGAATGATCGAATGTTGCATACCCCATTGTCCTAAGTTTGAGGGGATATGCAttaatggtgttttgtattacCGTGCTTTCGTAGACAtatcttcaaatatttttatgatagtttgctttgatgttaggtccgAGAAGTTTAGCTTTATTAAAGCAACGGAACCTTTCATCATAGAAGCAAAACTGATTAACTACAATGGCAAATTGGGTTTAGTTATGTCGGAAGGGCGTCAATATATCAGTGGAAAACGTAGACGTTTTGAGATGTGGGTTCTAAAAGACTCCGAAAAACACGGATGGATCAAGAATACTTACGAATTGCCTCCTCTGTGGCAGTATGGAATTACAGTGGAATTATTACATTTTGTTGGGGTGACTGGTACTACAAATGAAATTGTGTTCTCGCCGACGTATCTAGCCGAccttttctatgttttataCTACAGTTTCCAGAGGAAAACTATCAGAGTAGTAGAAATCCAAGGAATGGGAGggtctaagaaaaaaaattgggttcAAATGTTTATAGACCATGTAGAGGACGTGAGGCTTATGTAACACTTAAGAATTTGCTTGatgatcaaatattttataacatctTCTTTTCATATTAAATCAGTATATgatgaatatttatatatgtatgtttccTGGCCGCCAAGGAATAAAGGATCCTTTAGCACAAAATTAGAGTAATAAATGAAGAAGAttattaatgtattttattaaagacgaaattagtaaaaacaaaatgttgagAAGGTTGCTAGCTAAGAAACGTCTGAAGCTGATTCGAAGGAGTTGAGGTTTTCTCAAATCTCAATATTACCATCTATACAATTGGGACAAGATTGTGTGAGTGATACACTGTTGATGAGAAGGTTGCTAGCGTGCGTGGGCATAtgggtaacccgttcgggttcgggttcgggttctgGTAAACGGGTTTAAGAAAATAGAATCTATTGagtaattttaaagttttggtttcAGTTCAATTTAGATATTATCAGGTTCGGATCGGTTTGggttataaattttagaatCCGATTACTATCCGAACTACCGGATACccgaaaaaaatctttaaaaattagttaaattttgaataattttagctaaattttgacatatgtaacaaatatttattttaattattttaggtataagtataaaactaattgatatattcaaaattatcattataattttcgataactaaattatatcatgctaaatattattaatattatagatatatcTCTATATTTTCGGGTCTTATGGGTACCCGTTTAGGTAAGGGATATTACCCTAACCCAAATCCGAGCCCACAGGTTTAACAATATAGAACCCAAAAGAGTTATTTAGGTATACCTGGATCCAAACCAAACCGTTTTTTTTCGAATTGGGTTCCGGGTACAGTTTTTTTTCCCAGCCTTAGTTGCTAGCTATAAGAAAAAGTATTTCAACTCTAAGAGCAGTTGTTGATACGTTAATTTCAGTTGCATAGGTGAATGATTAGAAACctagaaattaaaattatcaaaacatgatataaaagaaaaagaacaacgAAAAAACCTGCGCTGATTTATTTCTTCCCAACAAACGAAACTAAATTAACCTAAGccttattatttaaaatatatatggtatagagttaataatatattttacaaataaaagtatccataatagaaagaaaaaaaaaagtcaacaaaattAGAGTAATAAATTAAGAAGATTAGTAATATGTACTCGTATTTGATTAAAGACgaaattagtaaaaacaaaatgttggaAAAATCACACAACGGTTAAGGCTGTATTTTTTAAGTTACGAGTTcacaagaaaaagcaaaaaaaggaaaaaagaattttaaaatttaaaataaataaatgacatATTGGTGAATTTGGGGGTTTGATTATGTAAATTAAAGACTTTTACTAACTATATAGACGCTCAGTTTTTTTCCACTACGCTCTCAATAGTCTGTTTGTTGTTTATAGAGGGTTCCGTGagtatcaagaaaaaaaaagaaagaaaagaagatcgTGATCGTGAATCATCACAATGGATTACAGAGAAGAGCAACAAAGAAACCTTACGGGGTCACCTTCGGGAGTCGTCACTGGGTCTCCTCGCTCGGGCGTCGTCACCGAGTCACCTTCTCCTGTCGTCACCGGGTCACCTTCTCGCGTCGTCGCGTCGTCACCTTCTCACGTCCCCGTAGTAGATTCTCCTTCTGAGGTTGCAAACACGCATACGACACCACCGCCGGTGTGGCTTTTGGAGAAGATGGGCGAAGTGAATGGATACGATCCGAAGGTTATCATGGAGAGGAAATTTACTAAGAACGACGTGAGCGTTAGACAAGGTCAACTCTTAATCCCTATAAGTCAGTTGCTTGATTCAAGTTTCTTAGAAGACACGGAACGTACGATGTTGGACACACAGACGATGGCTGTTGATTTCAAAAGTGAAGTCGGATTGAGAACTTCCTTGTATCGCAATTCGTCGTCAGCGACTGAGTTATTTTTGCAGAAAAGGCTAAGGAATGGGGTTTGGGATTTTGTCCTTAACAGAGGATGGAATAAAGTGTTGAAGAACTATAAGTTAGTTGCTGGCAGCCCTTTTCGCCTATGGTCTTTCCGATCTTTGCAATCGGAAGGTAGTATCTTGTGCTTCGGCTTAGACTATGCGGTTCCTGAAAACTCTGATCCGGTAGAAGTTGATGATCCCGCAGAAGTTGATTTGTCCATTCCCAACATCAATTCTTTGGAAGAAACTGATGATTTGTCCCTTCCCGTAGAAgctgatttgtttcttcttggaAGCTTTGCTACCGAACCCATAAACATACGAAGTCCCCTTCCCGACATGGATTCTTTTGAAGAAACTGACAACGTCGTCTCGTccattggagaagaagagattgagagaagcaacaaaaaattttaatgaaaatcttGTTTGTATGTTTCGTTAAGTCAAATGGATTTTGtacgtttctttctttctttcttttattgaaAACCTTGGAAGGATTTTGAGATAACTTACAGAGCAATAGGAAGAGGATTTGTTTATCATCATTAGCTTATTCTTCTTTCCAAATCCGTCCAGTGACTCGCAACTTGAGTTCTTCTTTGTCACTGCCAGAGAAGTACAGAGCCAAGTTTCTAGGAATGATGAGTCCGTCTTGACTATCACGTACTTTCCTGTGACTGTCTCGGATGCTTCTTGGTATCCCTTGCCATGTCAGTTTACGGCTATCAAAGAAATTTATATGCACAAGTGACATTACCAACCGAtcatataaaaccaaatcactctgcatcttcaccatcttcacTCTGCATTACTATAGCATATTAAAGAACAAGCAGCCTTAACAAATGATGTATGATTGAGAGACCCTTGATATAGAGTGCCCCTTCAGTTAGGCATTTACAGCTGAGTATAAGTAGCAATGCCATCGTTTGGCTCTCATTTTAGGCAATTAAGCATCCTGTATCCTTGAAAAAACAATGAGATTTATGTGATGAACACAATGATTGTTCCCTTTTGATGTTCAGCGGGTAAATCAAGCTATTCGTTATCATGTACACAAGCTCATGAAGCTATGCATTTGGcaacttgatgttgttgttaccCATTCAGTTCAAAATTTATCTCCTTGTGTTCACCGACTATCATTTCTAGGAGACTCAGTTAGTGGATTGTATTAGCCCAAGACACTCAAGGTTTACGGATTTATTTTCGTACGCTTGGATGAGTCATTATTAGACAAAAGCAGAGCatacaatatatattgttgtacCTTGGACCTCGATAAACAGTTTTATTTCAGATTGACTAGCTAGCACCTATGATACAAGTATGGTATAGACATAGTTAAGGATCTAAGTGGCGCAACTGGCACAGGTGCAGCCCTCACCACAGGTACATCCCTTGGCGGAGGTTTGTGTTTGGGTCTTGGCGCAGGTGCAGGGGTTGCAGCCGCAGTGCTCTCCACACGGGCACAACATGTGCTGATCCCCACCAGATGCTTCCCTCATCTTACACCTACATGTAATGGAACCACGTTTATAAGATCACAACACATCAAAATCCTGGAGCATTATAAAAGACCAACCTGCAGGAATTGCCACCGGGACAGGGAGCAGGGCAACCACAGCGATCATTGCAGCCAGCGCTAGAGCTTCCTTTGCCTGTGTCtgccatttttttctcttctcactTTNNNNNNNNNNNNNNNNNNNNNNNNNNNNNNNNNNNNNNNNNNNNNNNNNNNNNNNNNNNNNNNNNNNNNNNNNNNNNNNNNNNNNNNNNNNNNNNNNNNNNNNNNNNNNNNNNNNNNNNNNNNNNNNNNNNNNNNNNNNNNNNNNNNNNNNNNNNNNNNNNNNNNNNNNNNNNNNNNNNNNNNNNNNNNNNNNNNNNNNNNNNNNNNNNNNNNNNNNNNNNNNNNNNNNNNNNNNNNNCCCTCACCACAGGTACAGCCCTTGGCGGAGGTTTGTGTTTGGGTCTTGACGCAGGTGCAGGGGTTGCAGCCGCAGTGCTCCCCACACGGGCACAACATGTGCTGATCCCCACCAGATGCTTCTCTCATCCTACACCTACATGGAATGGAACCACGTTTTTAAGATCACAACACATTCAAAATCCTGGAGCATTATAAAAGACCAACCTGCAGGAATTGCCACCGGGACAGGGAGCAGGGCAACCACAGCGATCATTGCAGCCAGCGCTAGAGCTTCCTTTGCCTGTGTCTGccatttttttatcttctcacTTTTTCAAGCTTCTCTTCCACAttcatctctctctatatataaaaaaagacgCTGAGAGATGCAAAAGGATATGTCTTATGTGATGGGTACTATGTACCATGTGGCAGCTTCTCCTCTAACCTCAGGCGTGACGAAGCATCTTAAATGCAAGCATGCTACGTAACCAACAATATCATTCCAAAAAAGGAGTCGTTGTGTGTTTGGTTGCATCAATAAGTTAATGAAGATTGAAATAGTTGAAAAATATTACCAATCCCAATAAGAGCGTGCTTGTTCCAGGGATCATAGGATCAAAACATATGACACATGTCTCAATGGTTATTACTTTTAACATAATAACATTAGCAACAGAATCGAAATAACATAACAACATTCCAAGACTCTGACACTTTTGCTTTCATTGAAAGTAGAAAAAAttccaacaaaagaaacaatgtGTCCACCTATCTACTACTTCTGGAAGATCTCATTCAGGGAACTCCAAGTACCTGAGACACCAAGAACGATACCCAGTAGTAGGATCCCCCAGTCTAAAGCCCGTTGCTTCCACTCCATCTCGTCTTTGAAGACTATCAGATGAAACAAAGTAGGCAACACAAAGCCCAACGCACAGCAGACGCTGCTACCAACCAATGACAAAAAATCTGCAAAGTTCGGCACCAAGAGAGCCACCAACGTCACAACCAAGACTAGCAGCCATCTGAGCCACACGCAGTACATCCCACTCCAGAAACGTCTCTCAACGATCTCAAACACAGGGTTCATCATCAAGGGGAAAGTGAAGAAAAGGTTGATGCAGAGCCCCAGCTGGACAAGACTGCTCACAAGTCCTGCCCCCAAGTTAGCTGTGATGATGTCCATTGTTTCATCCCCAAAAGCCATGTAGCCTAACACACCAAAAGATCCATACATGACAGCGATGAACAGCATGCTGAGAGCCAACACTTTGCCAAACTTGTCTTTCTCCTTCATCTCAGATTCAAGAGGCAAAACCATTCCCACCCCTTCAAAGGCGTAAACAGCCACTCCCATCCCATAGAAAGACACAGACATGCCACCAAAGGCTACAACTTGAGGCCTTTGCTGCATCGTAATCTTCACATCCTCCACAATCACCACAGCCATTGCACCCAAATCAACTACATCAGCGAATATGCTGAGAGGAGCCAAGTGAGTGAGCGTCTTAATAGAATTCAAACCAATCTGAAACGGGAAACATCCCCATATATAGAGACTCTTAGGAGACACACCCATCAAATGCCTCAGACTCAAACTCAGAGTCGTAGTGTTGGTTGAGTTAAAGAGATTAGCTAAAGTAGTACCGATGAAGATAAGGTATCCGACACAAAACCCAGCCTGAGAGAGAATGATAAGAACTTCAACGACGAACCTCCCGACGTTACCGCAAACGGCGAAGCCAAGGTCCCCAAAAGAGGCGATATTGGAGACACCAAGCTTGCGACGGATATAAACAAGAAGCATCATGCAATGGTTGATCAAAGCAGCGACGGAGAAGAGGGTAAGCAAACCCATGAACCATCCGGTACGTTTGAAGGCGTAAGGAAGACCGAGGACACCAGCTCCGACGATAGCAATGAAGACATTGGCGAAAGTCTTGAACTTGCTTGACAAAGGTGGTGGTGCTTCACCGAGAAGAGGTGTGTCTTCCCTCGGCTTTGCTTTGTTACCANNNNNNNNNNNNNNNNNNNNNNNNNNNNNNNNNNNNNNNNNNNNNNNNNNNNNNNNNNNNNNNNNNNNNNNNNNNNNNNNNNNNNNNNNNNNNNNNNNNNNNNNNNNNNNNNNNNNNNNNNNNNNNNNNNNNNNNNNNNNNNNNNNNNNNNNNNNNNNNNNNNNNNNNNNNNNNNNNNNNNNNNNNNNNNNNNNNNNNNNNNNNNNNNNNNNNNNNNNNNNNNNNNNNNNNNNNNNNNNNNNNNNNNNNNNNNNNNNNNNNNNNNNNNNNNNNNNNNNNNNNNNNNNNNNNNNNNNNNNNNNNNNNNNNNNNNNNNNNNNNNNNNNNNNNNNNNNNNNNNNNNNNNNNNNNNNNNNNNNNNNNNNNNNNNNNNNNNNNNNNNNNNNNNNNNNNNNNNNNNNNNNNNNNNNNNNNNNNNNNNNNNNNNNNNNNNNNNNNNNNNNNNNNNNNNNNNNNNNNNNNNNNNNNNNNNNNNNNNNNNNNNNNNNNNNNNNNNNNNNNNNNNNNNNNNNNNNNNNNNNNNNNNNNNNNNNNNNNNNNNNNNNNNNNNNNNNNNNNNNNNNNNNNNNNNNNNNNNNNNNNNNNNNNNNNNNNNNNNNNNNNNNNNNNNNNNNNNNNNNNNNNNNNNNNNNNNNNNNNNNNNNNNNNNNNNNNNNNNNNNNNNNNNNNNNNNNNNNNNNNNNNNNNNNNNNNNNNNNNNNNNNNNNNNNNNNNNNNNNNNNNNNNNNNNNNNNNNNNNNNNNNNNNNNNNNNNNNNNNNNNNNNNNNNNNNNNNNNNNNNNNNNNNNNNNNNNNNNNNNNNNNNNNNNNNNNNNNNNNNNNNNNNNNNNNNNNNNNNNNNNNNNNNNNNNNNNNNNNNNNNNNNNNNNNNNNNNNNNNNNNNNNNNNNNNNNNNNNNNNNNNNNNNNNNNNNNNNNNNNNNNNNNNNNNNNNNNNNNNNNNNNNNNNNNNNNNNNNNNNNNNNNNNNNNNNNNNNNNNNNNNNNNNNNNNNNNNNNNNNNNNNNNNNNNNNNNNNNNNNNNNNNNNNNNNNNNNNNNNNNNNNNNNNNNNNNNNNNNNNNNNNNN
The sequence above is drawn from the Camelina sativa cultivar DH55 chromosome 4, Cs, whole genome shotgun sequence genome and encodes:
- the LOC104784351 gene encoding F-box protein DOR-like, whose product is MKSLRLNVSEDRQTIHGRHSRPSNSINATVENISIDVMMDIFSRLSSKSIATCRCVSKLWVSILGIPYFTELFLTKSCALPRLLFVCHKDSELIVFSTPQPTNPYENSSPLAATYHMKIPFGRYCDNIRPIHGLVFIQNEQRFKLASVICNPTTRQTLTLPKPKTRKRLHILSYFGYHPMEKQFKVLSMTERDGISVEHQVLTLGAKKLSWRMIECCIPHCPKFEGICINGVLYYRAFVDISSNIFMIVCFDVRSEKFSFIKATEPFIIEAKLINYNGKLGLVMSEGRQYISGKRRRFEMWVLKDSEKHGWIKNTYELPPLWQYGITVELLHFVGVTGTTNEIVFSPTYLADLFYVLYYSFQRKTIRVVEIQGMGGSKKKNWVQMFIDHVEDVRLM
- the LOC104784352 gene encoding B3 domain-containing protein At2g31420-like, producing MDYREEQQRNLTGSPSGVVTGSPRSGVVTESPSPVVTGSPSRVVASSPSHVPVVDSPSEVANTHTTPPPVWLLEKMGEVNGYDPKVIMERKFTKNDVSVRQGQLLIPISQLLDSSFLEDTERTMLDTQTMAVDFKSEVGLRTSLYRNSSSATELFLQKRLRNGVWDFVLNRGWNKVLKNYKLVAGSPFRLWSFRSLQSEGSILCFGLDYAVPENSDPVEVDDPAEVDLSIPNINSLEETDDLSLPVEADLFLLGSFATEPINIRTGKSSYSLSCTQAHEAMHLAT
- the LOC104782693 gene encoding metallothionein-like protein 4A produces the protein MADTGKGSSSAGCNDRCGCPAPCPGGNSCRCKMREASGGDQHMLCPCGEHCGCNPCTCAKTQTQTSAKGCTCGEGCTCASCAT
- the LOC104782694 gene encoding amino acid transporter ANTL1-like yields the protein MGFGNQAKPREDTPLLGEAPPPLSSKFKTFANVFIAIVGAGVLGLPYAFKRTGWFMGLLTLFSVAALINHCMMLLVYIRRKLGVSNIASFGDLGFAVCGNVGRFVVEVLIILSQAGFCVGYLIFIGTTLANLFNSTNTTTLSLSLRHLMGVSPKSLYIWGCFPFQIGLNSIKTLTHLAPLSIFADVVDLGAMAVVIVEDVKITMQQRPQVVAFGGMSVSFYGMGVAVYAFEGVGMVLPLESEMKEKDKFGKVLALSMLFIAVMYGSFGVLGYMAFGDETMDIITANLGAGLVSSLVQLGLCINLFFTFPLMMNPVFEIVERRFWSGMYCVWLRWLLVLVVTLVALLVPNFADFLSLVGSSVCCALGFVLPTLFHLIVFKDEMEWKQRALDWGILLLGIVLGVSGTWSSLNEIFQK